In one Brassica oleracea var. oleracea cultivar TO1000 chromosome C9, BOL, whole genome shotgun sequence genomic region, the following are encoded:
- the LOC106313985 gene encoding mitochondrial outer membrane protein porin 3-like, which translates to MELQYLHPHVGICTSVGLTANPVVNFSGVIGTSVLALGTDVCQVSFDTESGNFKHFNTGVSFTKDDLIAALTLNDKGENTVVGAEVNHNLKSQVISITVGAQHSLDPLTTVKARVKNAGIANPLIQHEWRPKSFITIFGEVDSRGIEKSAKVGFTIALKP; encoded by the exons ATGGAGCTCCAGTATCTGCACCCACATGTTGGTATTTGCACCAGTGTTGGATTGACAGCCAACCCCGTTGTCAATTTCTCCGGTGTGATTGGGACCAGTGTATTGGCTCTTGGTACCGATGTGTGTCAAGTGTCCTTTGACACTGAATCTGGAAACTTTAAACATTTCAATACTGGTGTGAGCTTCACTAAGGATGATCTGATTGCTGCTCTTACTCT GAATGACAAAGGTGAGAACACAGTGGTTGGAGCTGAGGTAAACCACAACTTGAAGAGCCAAGTGATCTCCATAACCGTGGGTGCTCAGCACTCTTTGGACCCGTTGACCACAGTGAAGGCACGCGTGAAAAATGCAGGTATAGCCAACCCGCTGATCCAACACGAGTGGCGTCCAAAGTCGTTCATCACCATCTTTGGGGAGGTTGACTCTAGGGGGATTGAGAAGAGTGCCAAGGTTGGGTTTACTATCGCTCTCAAGCCTTGA